From Salipiger profundus, a single genomic window includes:
- a CDS encoding urease accessory protein UreD produces MKDFGAAPPQVALTCGLAPDGGTAILDRHVEWPWSLPRGYRREGLQGPLTILPQCAGAALLPGDHWRHEVRVQAGASVDMVSAGALMIHADARRGRACRSDWSFFAEDGSIVRHLADPNVLMTGAKMHQRIGVTLAPGARAVLFDGFCRREPEAGARGGFWDSDLVIEDTEGRTILRERQHVTEADLIGFAALRGGVAAFGTVTFIGARPFDEGPLELPDCYAAAGAARGDAGQIVRIAARTGGALDRAFRQIRSLT; encoded by the coding sequence GTGAAGGATTTCGGCGCAGCGCCGCCGCAGGTCGCGCTCACCTGCGGGCTGGCACCGGACGGCGGCACGGCGATCCTCGACCGCCACGTCGAATGGCCCTGGTCGCTGCCGCGCGGATACCGGCGCGAGGGCTTGCAGGGGCCGCTCACCATCCTGCCGCAATGCGCCGGCGCGGCGCTGCTTCCAGGCGATCACTGGCGGCACGAGGTGCGCGTTCAGGCCGGTGCCTCGGTCGACATGGTGAGCGCGGGCGCGCTGATGATCCACGCCGACGCGCGGCGCGGACGGGCCTGCCGTTCCGACTGGAGCTTTTTCGCCGAGGACGGTTCAATCGTGCGCCATCTCGCCGATCCGAACGTGCTGATGACCGGGGCGAAAATGCACCAGCGCATCGGTGTGACACTGGCCCCCGGAGCGCGGGCGGTCCTCTTCGACGGATTCTGTCGCCGGGAGCCGGAAGCCGGGGCAAGGGGCGGCTTCTGGGATTCCGACCTCGTCATCGAGGACACCGAAGGCCGCACGATCCTGCGCGAACGGCAGCATGTGACCGAGGCGGATCTGATCGGATTTGCGGCCCTGCGTGGGGGTGTGGCGGCCTTCGGCACCGTGACCTTCATCGGCGCGCGCCCCTTCGACGAAGGCCCGCTGGAGCTGCCCGACTGCTACGCCGCCGCCGGGGCTGCGCGCGGCGACGCGGGACAGATCGTCCGCATCGCCGCACGGACCGGAGGCGCGCTCGACCGCGCCTTCCGGCAGATCCGTTCGCTTACATGA
- the ureG gene encoding urease accessory protein UreG gives MTAARVGIGGPVGSGKTALIEAMLAELKEAGIETAVITNDLVTDEDAERLRKGGKLDPDRVRAVQAGACPHTVIREDPTLNMAAADRLEADYPGLDLILLESGGDNLASTFSPDLVDYWMFVIDVAGGDDIPRKKGPGILQANLLVINKADLAPHVGVDFPKMLTEATEVRGGGAVLPTVCRKGEGVAEVVGHLRREVLFK, from the coding sequence ATGACAGCCGCACGTGTCGGCATCGGAGGCCCCGTGGGCTCCGGCAAGACCGCCCTGATCGAGGCCATGCTGGCCGAACTGAAAGAAGCGGGCATAGAGACCGCCGTGATCACCAACGATCTCGTCACCGACGAGGACGCCGAGCGCCTGCGCAAGGGCGGCAAGCTCGACCCCGACCGGGTGCGCGCGGTGCAGGCAGGGGCCTGCCCGCACACGGTGATCCGCGAGGACCCGACGCTCAACATGGCCGCCGCCGACCGGCTCGAGGCAGATTACCCCGGCCTCGATCTCATCCTGCTGGAGTCGGGCGGCGACAACCTCGCCTCGACGTTCTCGCCGGATCTCGTGGATTACTGGATGTTCGTGATCGACGTGGCGGGCGGCGACGACATCCCGCGCAAGAAGGGGCCGGGCATCCTGCAAGCCAACCTGCTGGTCATCAACAAGGCCGATCTCGCGCCGCATGTGGGCGTCGATTTTCCGAAGATGCTGACCGAGGCGACCGAGGTCCGCGGTGGTGGCGCGGTGCTGCCCACGGTCTGCCGCAAGGGCGAGGGCGTGGCCGAGGTGGTCGGGCACCTGCGCCGCGAGGTGCTCTTCAAGTGA
- the ureC gene encoding urease subunit alpha translates to MKLARDAYARLYGPTTGDMVRLGDTSLIAEIEHDHTHPGDELTAGAGKIMRDGEGFCTTGTAANGALDMVIMNAIIIDAELGIVKGDIGIRDGRIVGVGKAGNPDIMEGVTPGMTTGPNTTTVHGDNHFVTAGAIEAHAHFLSPQQCHHALAGGCTTMIGMSPGPNFDVSCSGPNVLGKLIQAADEYPINFGFLGRGNSNPEAVAESVSGGALGVKIHEDFGASPAVLDGTLTAADDADFSVHLHTDTINEFGFYETTMDAIAGRSIHMYHTEGAGGGHAPDILVVNGYPNVLPSSTNPTNPYTLPALEEGVPMTMLAHMMSFDLLEDVAFAEARIRPQSMAAEDLLHDSGAISIFATDTQGMGRLAENLAKCWQLASVMKDRVGRLPEETTAQADNERILRYIAKYTINPAIAAGIDHEVGSIAPGKMADIVLWPFAFFGAKPRTVIKSGTIVWATMGDGNASFPGAEPMIHRPMWGSLGTAKHKLGVTFVSKLAIEAGTEAKLGVQKPFVQIKNVRKLGKSDMIRNTALPKITVDPQTFEVEADGVPLVAEPARSVPLARRYFLR, encoded by the coding sequence ATGAAACTTGCACGAGATGCCTATGCCCGGCTCTACGGTCCGACCACGGGCGACATGGTCCGCCTTGGCGATACCTCGCTGATCGCCGAGATCGAGCACGACCACACCCACCCGGGCGACGAGCTGACCGCCGGCGCCGGCAAGATCATGCGCGACGGCGAGGGGTTCTGCACCACCGGCACGGCGGCGAACGGCGCGCTCGACATGGTCATCATGAACGCGATCATCATCGACGCGGAGCTCGGCATCGTGAAGGGCGATATCGGCATCCGCGACGGGCGCATCGTCGGTGTGGGCAAGGCGGGCAACCCCGACATCATGGAAGGCGTGACGCCCGGCATGACGACTGGCCCCAACACCACCACCGTGCATGGCGACAACCATTTCGTCACCGCCGGGGCCATCGAGGCGCACGCCCACTTCCTGTCGCCGCAGCAGTGCCACCATGCGCTGGCCGGCGGCTGCACCACGATGATCGGCATGTCGCCGGGCCCGAACTTCGACGTGTCGTGCTCGGGGCCGAACGTGCTGGGCAAGCTGATCCAGGCTGCCGATGAATACCCGATCAACTTCGGTTTCCTCGGTCGGGGAAACTCCAACCCCGAGGCGGTGGCGGAAAGCGTCAGCGGCGGCGCCCTCGGCGTGAAGATCCACGAGGATTTCGGTGCTTCCCCGGCGGTGCTCGACGGCACGCTGACAGCTGCCGACGACGCGGATTTCTCGGTGCACCTGCACACCGACACGATCAACGAGTTCGGCTTCTACGAAACCACGATGGACGCCATCGCGGGCCGTTCGATCCACATGTATCACACCGAGGGGGCAGGGGGCGGCCACGCGCCCGACATCCTCGTGGTGAACGGCTACCCCAACGTGCTGCCGTCATCGACGAACCCCACCAACCCCTACACGCTGCCCGCGCTCGAAGAGGGCGTGCCGATGACCATGCTCGCCCACATGATGAGCTTCGACCTGCTCGAGGACGTCGCCTTTGCCGAGGCGCGCATCCGCCCGCAGTCGATGGCGGCGGAGGATCTGCTGCACGACAGCGGTGCGATCTCGATCTTCGCCACCGACACGCAGGGCATGGGGCGGCTCGCCGAGAACCTTGCGAAATGCTGGCAGCTGGCCTCGGTGATGAAGGACCGGGTGGGGCGTCTGCCCGAGGAGACGACGGCGCAGGCGGACAACGAGCGCATCCTGCGCTACATCGCGAAATACACCATCAACCCGGCGATCGCGGCGGGCATCGACCACGAGGTCGGCTCCATCGCGCCCGGCAAGATGGCGGACATCGTGCTCTGGCCCTTTGCCTTCTTCGGCGCCAAGCCCCGCACGGTCATCAAGTCCGGCACCATCGTCTGGGCCACCATGGGCGACGGCAACGCCAGCTTCCCCGGCGCCGAGCCGATGATTCACCGCCCGATGTGGGGCTCGCTGGGCACGGCCAAGCACAAGCTCGGCGTGACCTTCGTGTCGAAGCTGGCCATCGAGGCCGGCACCGAGGCCAAGCTGGGCGTGCAGAAGCCGTTCGTGCAGATCAAGAATGTGCGCAAGCTCGGCAAGTCCGACATGATCCGAAACACCGCGCTGCCGAAGATCACCGTCGATCCGCAGACCTTCGAGGTCGAGGCGGACGGCGTGCCTCTCGTGGCCGAACCGGCCCGCAGCGTTCCCCTGGCAAGAAGGTATTTCCTGAGATGA
- a CDS encoding urease subunit beta, with amino-acid sequence MHLTPTEMERLTIFTAAELARRYVAQGIRLAHPEAVALLADELLTFARHGHTHSEIVSHASTLLTHEQVEPGVAHMLKTFSVEVSMAEGTKLITVFDPIAPAPGDPIPGEVIPASGEIEINAGREARTVTVLNTGDRTIQVRSHAHFFEVNPALQFDREAAFGMRLDRPSGGGERFDPGIEKEVVLVPYGGKRVVHGFAGLTEGPVESGLETALERARQKGYVK; translated from the coding sequence ATGCACCTGACACCCACCGAAATGGAGCGGCTGACGATCTTCACCGCCGCGGAACTCGCCCGCCGCTACGTGGCGCAGGGCATCCGGCTCGCACACCCCGAGGCGGTGGCGCTGCTCGCCGACGAGCTGCTGACCTTTGCCCGCCACGGCCACACGCACAGCGAAATCGTCTCGCATGCCTCGACGCTGCTCACGCATGAGCAGGTCGAGCCCGGCGTGGCGCATATGCTCAAGACCTTCTCGGTCGAGGTATCGATGGCCGAGGGCACCAAGCTCATCACCGTGTTCGACCCCATCGCCCCCGCGCCGGGCGATCCGATCCCCGGCGAGGTCATCCCCGCGAGCGGAGAGATCGAGATCAACGCGGGTCGCGAGGCGCGCACGGTCACCGTGCTCAACACCGGCGACCGCACCATCCAGGTCCGCTCCCACGCGCATTTCTTCGAGGTGAACCCGGCGCTGCAATTCGACCGCGAAGCCGCCTTCGGGATGCGCCTCGACCGGCCCTCGGGCGGGGGTGAACGCTTCGATCCCGGGATCGAGAAAGAGGTCGTGCTGGTGCCCTACGGCGGCAAGCGGGTGGTGCACGGGTTCGCCGGGCTGACCGAGGGTCCGGTGGAAAGCGGCCTCGAGACGGCGCTGGAGCGCGCAAGGCAGAAGGGATACGTCAAATGA